From the genome of Fusobacterium varium, one region includes:
- the cls gene encoding Cardiolipin synthase translates to MNLIITFFKDYIAIINMIFLIIIILIERKKPVYTLFWITILVLAPYLGFIAYLFFGLSFQKKRVVNQFYKWKFLHSKKVIKSSERADLVRWKQLISYLEVSSKNRLTTLNSMKIFTEGNQFFKSMINDLKKAEKTIYMEYYIFKYDELGKSILDILIQKAKEGVDIKIIADEAGGTSRKMLRIMRKNRIDVEIFFPSHFPFLKIANLRANYRDHRKLCIIDSKLGYIGGFNIGDEYLGKGKLGYWRDTGVRAFGEVALELEREFFFSWGIVKKKHIEYEEKKYQYEREAIQEVIKDRGKYSGYAQVVSSGPNYQFRTMRDTFLKIIMEAKNYIYIQTPYFVPDDTVLEALKIAAMSGVHIKIMIPDRPDHFFIYWVNQYFVGELLDLGVKVYRYNKGFLHSKMIMADSEIVSIGTANFDNRSFYQNFEININIYEKDVAEEFREIFYRDMKVSSKILRSEYSNRGYYIKFKESICRLLAPIL, encoded by the coding sequence ATGAATTTAATTATTACTTTTTTTAAAGATTATATAGCAATTATAAATATGATATTCCTTATTATCATTATTTTGATTGAACGGAAAAAGCCCGTATATACTCTCTTCTGGATAACAATACTTGTCCTTGCTCCATATTTAGGATTTATTGCCTATTTATTTTTTGGACTTAGTTTTCAAAAGAAAAGAGTAGTAAATCAATTTTATAAATGGAAGTTTCTTCACAGTAAAAAGGTTATTAAATCTTCTGAAAGAGCAGATTTAGTAAGATGGAAACAGTTGATTTCTTATCTTGAAGTTTCTTCAAAAAATAGGCTGACAACTCTTAATTCAATGAAGATATTTACTGAAGGAAATCAATTTTTTAAAAGTATGATAAATGATTTAAAAAAAGCAGAAAAAACGATATATATGGAATATTATATATTTAAATATGATGAACTTGGGAAATCTATACTTGATATTCTTATTCAAAAAGCAAAGGAAGGTGTGGATATAAAAATTATAGCAGATGAAGCTGGAGGTACCAGCCGAAAAATGCTCAGGATAATGAGGAAGAATAGAATAGATGTAGAAATATTTTTTCCATCACATTTTCCATTTTTAAAAATAGCTAATTTAAGAGCAAACTATAGAGATCATAGAAAATTATGTATTATTGACAGTAAACTGGGATATATAGGTGGCTTCAATATAGGAGATGAATATTTAGGTAAAGGTAAATTAGGATACTGGAGAGATACAGGAGTGAGGGCTTTTGGAGAAGTGGCTCTTGAGCTTGAAAGAGAATTCTTTTTTTCATGGGGTATAGTTAAGAAAAAACATATAGAATATGAAGAGAAAAAATATCAATATGAAAGAGAGGCTATACAAGAAGTAATAAAAGATAGAGGAAAATATTCAGGATATGCTCAGGTAGTAAGCAGTGGTCCGAATTATCAGTTCAGAACTATGAGGGATACATTTTTAAAAATAATAATGGAAGCTAAAAATTATATTTATATACAGACTCCATATTTTGTTCCTGATGATACAGTGTTAGAAGCTTTAAAGATAGCAGCTATGTCAGGGGTTCATATAAAAATAATGATACCTGACAGACCAGATCATTTTTTCATCTATTGGGTAAATCAATATTTTGTAGGAGAGCTTTTGGACTTGGGAGTAAAAGTATACAGATATAATAAAGGATTCCTACACAGTAAAATGATTATGGCAGATAGTGAAATAGTTAGTATAGGAACTGCAAATTTTGACAATAGAAGTTTCTATCAGAACTTTGAAATAAATATAAATATATATGAAAAAGATGTAGCTGAAGAATTTAGAGAAATATTTTACAGAGATATGAAAGTCAGCAGTAAAATATTGCGAAGTGAATACAGCAACAGAGGTTATTATATAAAATTTAAAGAATCAATATGTCGTTTACTTGCTCCTATTTTATGA
- a CDS encoding PHP domain → MVEFQKLSSFFFPFIDSDSRFAGDFYYDLHIHTTASDSFIKPEFLKNFVKNKRYLLSVTDHNEIRGAVELYEKGIGVVPGIELGCEDGFELLVYFKKMSDLEEFYIKEVEQYKNIKRMAKTHRNIYEYMDVLQNWECHKSIPHICGLVQKNFINNKPYIYDIIKLVDSLETHNHALSLIRNLEAAELREKYGLTATFGSDAHIIREAVSYYKYSNMDQKNGDKVMDYLYKIGSVSGIGQKHLFHLIKNTIL, encoded by the coding sequence ATGGTGGAATTTCAAAAACTGTCTTCTTTCTTTTTTCCATTTATAGATAGTGACAGTAGATTTGCAGGGGATTTTTATTATGACCTTCATATACACACAACTGCTTCAGACAGCTTTATAAAACCAGAATTTTTAAAGAATTTTGTAAAAAATAAAAGATATCTACTGTCAGTTACAGATCATAATGAGATAAGAGGAGCAGTGGAGCTTTATGAAAAAGGAATAGGAGTAGTTCCGGGAATTGAACTGGGGTGTGAGGACGGTTTTGAACTTTTAGTCTATTTTAAGAAAATGTCTGATTTGGAAGAATTTTATATAAAAGAAGTGGAGCAATATAAAAATATAAAAAGAATGGCAAAAACGCATAGAAATATTTATGAATATATGGACGTGCTGCAAAATTGGGAGTGTCATAAGTCGATTCCTCATATATGTGGACTTGTTCAAAAAAATTTTATAAATAACAAACCATATATTTATGATATTATAAAATTGGTGGATTCACTTGAAACTCATAATCATGCTCTTTCTTTGATTAGAAATCTGGAAGCTGCTGAATTGCGTGAAAAATATGGACTTACAGCTACTTTTGGAAGTGATGCTCATATTATTAGAGAAGCAGTATCTTATTATAAATATTCTAATATGGATCAAAAGAATGGAGATAAAGTAATGGATTATCTTTATAAAATTGGCAGTGTAAGTGGAATAGGGCAAAAGCATCTGTTCCATCTCATTAAAAATACAATATTGTAG
- a CDS encoding Bacterial DNA-binding protein, whose translation MTEVEFIKFYRDRNNLKSIKEAKEKIDLFWSALLKALDEDGKVILKNWGVFEKKEVKPKKMMILKMNEIRLIEGKEKIRFRIGTGLRNLVNGDDIFE comes from the coding sequence ATGACAGAAGTAGAATTCATCAAATTCTATAGAGATAGAAATAATCTAAAGAGTATTAAGGAAGCAAAAGAGAAGATAGATTTGTTTTGGAGTGCTTTGTTGAAGGCACTAGATGAAGACGGAAAAGTAATATTAAAGAATTGGGGAGTATTTGAGAAAAAAGAGGTCAAACCTAAAAAAATGATGATATTAAAAATGAATGAGATAAGGCTTATAGAAGGCAAGGAAAAGATACGGTTTAGAATAGGAACAGGCTTAAGGAATCTTGTCAATGGAGATGATATTTTTGAATAA
- the hup_6 gene encoding HB, with product MEMIFLNKKELAKVYNIVSQGKISRKAALEEINIFTQTLQEALCKYNSVKFINRGTFEVIKRKPKVVSNPSTRELMKISLGKVVRFRASKNIIK from the coding sequence ATGGAGATGATATTTTTGAATAAGAAAGAATTGGCAAAGGTATACAATATAGTAAGTCAAGGGAAGATATCAAGAAAAGCAGCACTAGAAGAAATAAATATATTTACGCAGACTCTACAGGAAGCCTTATGTAAATATAATTCAGTAAAATTTATCAACCGAGGAACATTTGAAGTGATAAAAAGAAAGCCAAAAGTGGTAAGTAATCCATCAACTAGAGAATTGATGAAAATTTCTCTTGGAAAGGTAGTAAGATTTAGAGCATCAAAAAATATAATAAAATAA
- a CDS encoding Autotransporter protein or domain, integral membrane beta-barrel involved in protein secretion translates to MLSTINVYTLNDANAYATSTIVKEGDAKGMMELQAKILGKSFNPYLGEAVATIGIGIMGFKTGTPSNLPNAEGVNLYGTIVHEIAHTLGIMSTANFYEDEKFRFGDVLSNFDKGLIDNNDRKISDTTGISYIDNNGNLIGNPETDFDASANVYFVGKNVDEVLKNSSLEGVPVNVGLEGYYDELPPAPELSHLEMDRGLMSHQTYRSYTTFMEAELAVLQDIGYSIDRRNFFGYSVYRNDLTIDNYNGYFLRDEKGEKYITGKYNTASYGVGLHVYGSRNNIFQKADLLTSGVAGIGIRIDGVGNKITVDKGIKVNADGDYGTGILVAYGKEHNITNNGEIKARGNQGIGVRFDFGNNTLGKDWAYIGSYILSLYGEDCSKSEDLEYVKINGLKPDEINGALVENFNTSGYIEGKYASLYMSENAYVENINVFDGAVLKGNIISMYKPKMEFGNNTITTETNLNLGLDKNDTSKGDSNFSFKFDDNIIGKNIVLNMAGGTSSLNGQNEILRVVVKDGAVLKGNARYILEENGSFVNKGTVAPGNSIGKMIIEGNYSQKDNGKLNIEFDGNGNHDVLEIVGNASFSSGSSMTMTPLKSYYSESMKIDKDQFLIVTGTQNGNISNLTFDDKIFASSSTIKKVDFDFLTSKMTVLREENPYSRFSENRNAENFAKAIDRISNQASGSIKDFIGALDFASPSVVSSALSQAAPNIYGNNIIATFESEKEHSDYIRNHLLAEKNYEKNKSYAFGKLFYRENWQKGTGYLMGYDYRDQGVITGIEKEYNEGLILGTHLLYSQSVLKGHAVNTPKIKSKNILLGVHGKYYLNYANTSYLYGMIRGGVQDNKLTNNIEFNEYRNNTNSHWKALTASSVLGIGKDIEYKNFTVTPLIELGYSILKPEKAKEDNLGINIDSKIYHSVYSKVGGKLSSNKILIGENTKVNGNILMAYNHDYINSYHIDGDIAQNRNSNFRIKSKRPDKDYVTIQGGTTFTVRDNLDVTLEVGTDLFRQKSSSVNTSLTFEWKF, encoded by the coding sequence TTGCTTTCTACAATAAATGTATATACATTAAATGATGCAAATGCATATGCAACAAGTACTATTGTAAAAGAAGGTGATGCTAAAGGAATGATGGAATTACAGGCAAAAATATTAGGAAAGTCATTTAATCCTTACCTTGGAGAAGCAGTTGCTACAATAGGAATTGGAATAATGGGGTTTAAAACTGGAACTCCTTCAAATTTACCCAATGCAGAAGGAGTTAATTTATATGGAACGATAGTGCATGAAATAGCGCATACTTTAGGAATCATGAGTACAGCTAATTTTTACGAAGATGAAAAATTTAGATTTGGAGATGTTCTTTCAAATTTTGATAAAGGGTTAATTGACAATAATGATAGAAAGATTTCTGATACTACAGGAATCTCATACATTGATAATAATGGAAATTTAATAGGAAATCCAGAAACAGATTTTGACGCTTCTGCAAATGTATATTTTGTTGGAAAAAATGTAGATGAAGTTTTAAAAAACAGTTCATTAGAAGGAGTTCCTGTAAATGTAGGATTAGAAGGCTACTATGATGAATTGCCTCCAGCTCCTGAACTTTCTCATTTGGAAATGGATAGAGGTTTAATGAGCCACCAGACATATAGAAGTTATACAACATTTATGGAAGCGGAATTAGCTGTACTTCAGGATATTGGATACAGTATAGATAGAAGAAATTTCTTTGGTTACTCTGTTTATAGAAATGATTTGACTATAGACAATTACAATGGTTATTTTCTTAGGGATGAAAAAGGAGAAAAATATATCACTGGAAAATACAATACAGCTTCTTATGGAGTGGGACTTCATGTCTATGGAAGCAGGAATAATATATTTCAAAAAGCAGATTTACTGACTTCTGGAGTAGCAGGAATTGGAATACGTATTGATGGAGTGGGAAATAAAATAACTGTAGATAAGGGTATTAAAGTTAATGCAGATGGAGATTATGGAACAGGAATACTTGTTGCATATGGAAAAGAGCATAATATCACCAACAACGGAGAAATTAAAGCCAGAGGAAATCAGGGAATAGGAGTAAGATTTGATTTTGGAAACAATACTCTTGGAAAGGATTGGGCTTATATAGGCTCATATATACTATCTCTTTATGGGGAAGACTGTTCTAAGTCTGAAGATTTAGAATATGTAAAGATAAATGGTTTGAAGCCTGATGAAATAAATGGAGCTCTAGTAGAAAATTTTAATACTTCAGGATATATTGAAGGAAAGTATGCCTCATTGTATATGTCTGAAAATGCTTATGTAGAAAATATAAATGTTTTTGATGGAGCTGTATTGAAAGGAAATATAATTTCTATGTATAAACCTAAAATGGAATTTGGGAACAATACTATTACAACTGAAACGAATTTAAATTTAGGTCTTGATAAAAACGATACAAGTAAAGGGGATAGTAATTTTTCTTTTAAATTTGATGACAACATAATTGGAAAAAATATTGTATTGAACATGGCAGGAGGAACTTCGTCTCTTAACGGACAAAATGAGATATTAAGAGTTGTGGTAAAGGATGGAGCTGTGTTAAAAGGAAATGCTCGATATATTTTAGAAGAAAATGGAAGTTTTGTAAATAAAGGAACTGTCGCACCGGGAAATTCAATAGGTAAAATGATAATAGAAGGGAATTATAGTCAGAAAGATAATGGAAAATTAAATATTGAGTTTGATGGAAATGGAAATCACGATGTCCTTGAAATAGTAGGAAATGCCTCTTTTTCATCAGGTTCGTCAATGACAATGACTCCACTGAAATCTTATTACAGTGAATCAATGAAAATTGATAAAGACCAGTTTTTAATAGTAACAGGAACGCAAAATGGAAATATAAGTAATTTAACATTTGATGATAAAATTTTTGCTTCATCGTCTACTATAAAAAAAGTAGATTTTGATTTTTTAACTTCAAAGATGACAGTTTTAAGGGAAGAAAATCCCTATAGTAGATTTTCAGAAAACAGAAATGCAGAAAATTTTGCAAAAGCAATAGACAGAATATCAAATCAGGCTTCTGGGTCAATAAAAGATTTTATAGGAGCATTAGATTTTGCCTCACCATCTGTTGTTTCTTCAGCTCTATCTCAAGCAGCACCCAATATATATGGAAATAATATTATAGCAACATTTGAAAGTGAAAAGGAACATTCAGATTATATAAGAAATCATTTGTTGGCAGAGAAGAACTATGAAAAAAACAAGTCATATGCTTTTGGAAAACTTTTCTATAGAGAAAACTGGCAAAAAGGAACAGGATATCTTATGGGATATGACTATAGAGATCAAGGAGTTATTACAGGGATAGAAAAGGAATATAATGAAGGATTGATTTTAGGAACTCATCTATTGTACAGTCAGAGTGTCTTGAAAGGACATGCTGTAAATACTCCTAAGATAAAAAGTAAAAATATTCTTTTAGGTGTACATGGAAAGTATTATCTCAACTATGCAAATACAAGTTATTTATATGGAATGATTCGTGGAGGAGTTCAAGACAATAAATTAACTAATAATATTGAATTTAATGAATATAGAAATAATACAAACAGCCACTGGAAAGCCCTTACTGCCTCAAGTGTACTAGGTATTGGAAAAGATATCGAATATAAGAATTTTACTGTCACTCCATTGATTGAGTTGGGATATAGTATTTTGAAGCCAGAAAAAGCAAAAGAAGATAATTTAGGAATTAATATTGATTCCAAAATATATCATTCAGTTTATTCGAAAGTAGGTGGAAAGCTTTCAAGCAATAAGATATTAATTGGAGAGAATACAAAAGTAAATGGAAATATTCTTATGGCATATAACCATGATTATATAAATAGTTACCATATTGATGGGGATATAGCTCAAAATAGAAATTCTAATTTTAGAATAAAAAGTAAAAGACCAGATAAAGATTATGTTACTATTCAAGGTGGAACAACATTTACTGTAAGGGATAACCTTGATGTTACACTTGAAGTAGGAACAGATTTGTTCAGACAAAAGTCAAGCTCTGTTAATACTTCTCTGACATTTGAATGGAAATTTTAA